A stretch of DNA from Orcinus orca chromosome 3, mOrcOrc1.1, whole genome shotgun sequence:
CACAAGTAAGTTTTAGCTTCACAGCATACTCTAAGGGAGTCCCTCTAATAACTTGCAAACTTGTAAGAAATAGCCTTATGAAATACCCTATCAGAATTATGTGATTATTTTTAGCTTACAGTAAACCCTTTTTTATAGACGTTAAAtttgtgctttctctttcttttggggATTGTTTGAGCATCAGTGGCTCAGGCTAGCACACTCTCGGCTCTTAGCCTGGAGCTGGCGCTGCCAACCTGTCCAAAGCCAAAGGCTGAATCTGTGTTTCTCGTAATAAAGACTTGGAATCATCAGATCAGACTTCCTGTAGATGGGAGGTCACCTGTCCTATTTTAAGGGAGGCTGCATGGCTCGCCGTGGTGGAGGGGCACTAGGGCTCACCTGGCTGATTCCTAGGCCAGAGACACCTCTGCTTCTTAGTTGTGGTGACAGTTTTCATTAATCATTCtgcttgtattagttttaggCACCAAATGATTTGCTGTTAATGACACGTACACTCCTTGTAAACATGCTGCAGGTTTTGAGTCAGTTAAGCTTTTATATATGATGTAGGGGAATGGGGGACTCTGAACAGGATGTAAAGAAGTGGAAATTCCAGGTGAGAAGCTGCATAAGTCTTTTTCAAGGACAATACTATGTAAATAAATCCATAAAATGTAAATAGCATCATGAAATATTGAATAGAACACGTTAGGGgagatttatcttaaaaaaagcatttcacataacagcattattttctGAAACAGTGAAGCAGCATCAAAACATATATAGCAGTAAATTTTACTTGGAAAACGAATACTTTCTGTTTATAGCAAAGATGCCTGGGTTTGGGGGGAAAAGATCTCCTCACACATTTGAACACAGTAGTCGTGTTCAAAGCATGACTTTTGAGATTCAAGAGCAGAGGCATTTCACTGTATGAAGGTGGAGCTGGACCTAGTGACAGTACACACACTTTATTTCActgatctcattttaaaataagctttccaCAGCTATATTTGTAGCTTATAAATAGaatgttatttttctgtataaacCTAAAATCATAGGATTTCAGTCAAAATATTCTTGAACCCCTCTCGTCCTCCCTAGCTTCTTTAAAATAGTCATTGAATAGTATTGGGTATTTCtttattagaaaagaatatatattttccacaCATGAGTCAGAAGAAAGATCAAATACATATGCTTTTCGTCTTTACAGTGACTTAAGTGGCAACAGGATGAAGCACCAGTCAGGTTTTTTTGATGACTACCTTATAGGTCTGAGTCTGCTATTATAGGAACTAGGAAAGAGGCAGGATTTGTCACTACCTAAAATAGGTCCAGGACAATTGTGGGGGAATGGCAGAATCttcactctggagaaatgtaggCAGCTAAACACCCGTCTCTGTGTGAAGCCCTGAACATGCAGCTGGGACGGGCAGTATACATGTGTATAGTGACTGCCAAGATActtggaaaaggaaatgaaaaaatgaataaagcttTGCCTTTCAGAGCTATACTATGAACCAAATAAGCACAAGCATGAACAAATCTGATATCGTTCATGTGTTCCAAGCTGTTCTTGTTCCTTCTCAGAGCACGAATAATCCTGAGTCACGTGATCTTTACATTACATACAGTGTTGGGTAGGTGGTCCGCAGTTGTCAGGAATACAACATTCTATGCTCTGGACATGTTGTAAATGTTAGGGATAATGTCTTCTTCTGCTGAGCTTACGGAGCTGCCTCTGGCAGATCCGGAGAGGAGGTTCAAGGTAATCTGGCCTAACTCTTCTTTCCCTTTATAGCGGAGGAAGCTGAAGCCACAGGGTGAACTGACTTGCCGTGTGCCGAGAGCATTAGAATACACTCCCAAGATTCCAGGGATCTTTCTGTGGCTACATTAACTAGCAGACTTTCTCCTAGGTGTTGTCATGTAATGGGAATGCAAGCAGAGACGTTTAGGGGAAATTGCTTCCTAAACCCAAAATATCTCAGAATATGAAGAATAAGATAAACTTAGCATAAATGGCTTTGctaaccttctctctctttctttcaagaCTCTGAGCTTGCCTTGATGTACAATGATTCTTCTGTCCTGGAGAACCATCATTTGGCCGTGGGCTTTAAGTTGCTTCAGGAAGAAAACTGCGACATTTTCCAGAATTTGACCAAAAAGCAAAGACAGTCATTAAGGAAGATGGTCATTGATATTGTAAGTAACtgataaaagcaaaaagagaacTGTGATGcatggtgtttttaaaaagaaaaaagagtgagatGACTATCAGGGAAAGCATCATGTATATTTCAAGGTAATGCTGCCTTTTTTGTCCCAGAGGCTGGCCCTGCTGCTGGCAATGATGCTCTACTGCTAACAGTCTGGGGCTAAGAATAATGACAGCTTACCCTCATTCTAGGTTTATTTTCTGAACTCCTCCTGTCTGGTGGCAGACAGAGATGGCTAACAAAAGCACAGGGAGCTGGctaaaaaaatggattttttccattcaaaaactggaaaaaaaatctctgtcaGCACAAGTGCCATGTAGAAACATGCATGACATTAGTCTTTTCTCTATGCATGTTTTTCACAGCGATTATGAGACACACGAATATCTCTGGTTGTCAAAAACTTAATCTGTTAAGCTTTGTACATACAAAGAAAGGCAGGTATTATCTGGTTTGGATAAGCAGAAAATTGACCAGAATATTGTTTCTGAAGTACTCTGTAAGCAACCTTGACTCACTCCATCGTAGTCCAGTAACCACTTTCTAGCACAAGGGATAGAAAAACTTCAAAGCGTGcaatggggcttctctggtggcgcagtggttgagagtccgcctgccgatgcaggggacacgggttcgtgccccggcccagggaagatcccacatgccgcggagtggctgggcctgtgagccatggccgctgagcctgcgtgtccggaggccacaacagtgagaggcccgcgtaccgcaaaagcaaacaaacaaacaaacaaaacgtaCGATGATGTCTTATCTATGGAAATATCCCTTTCTATCACTATGAAAGTGGCTGCCAGTGCCTACTGTTTCTGTATATTGCACACATGTATCTGGGCTTCCAGGGAAAGTGATAGCAAAGGGGAGGAGACTCTGCCCCAAGAAGCAGTAAAGGATTCCCACACACAGCTATTAGACAACAGAGTGGTTCTCCATTTCTTCTCACGTTCTCCATGATATTTTTATgtgcatgggacttccctggcggtccagtggttaagacttcgtgcttccactacaggacacacgggttcgatccctggtcagggaactaagatcccacatgccaagcggtgtggctaaaaaaaagaaaagaaaagaaatatctctactgtatagcacggagAACTCTACTCTCAATGCTCcataatgacctgtatgggaaaagaatctaaaaaataaagagtggatatatgtattgtataactgatttactttgctgtatgtgtgaaactaacacaacattgtaaatcaactatactgcaataaaaattttttaaaaatactctgtcTTTTAAGGTACTTGCAACAGACATGTCAAAGCACATGAATCTGCTGGCTGATTTGAAAACTATGGTTGAAACTAAGAAAGTGACAAGTTCTGGAGTTCTTCTTCTTGATAATTATTCTGATAGGATTCAGGTAAAGCATTCGAATTTGctgtgtctgagtgtgtgtgtgtgtgtgtgtgtgtacacgtgtctGTGTGTCTAGCTTAGATAAGATTTATGTCTCCTTTTCTCCAACTTATAATTTTAGTAGCTGTAAGCAGGATTTTTATCCAAATTCTTAATCTTGAGAATTAACCAGATAAAATCCTGTTGGCCTTTTCAAGTGGAAatgcgttaaaaaaaaaaaaaaaagtaacatcctACAAAACCAACCACTTAAGCAGCTCTGAATTTAATCAACCATGCACGTGAACAGTTTCTCTCATGATACTTAGATGCAGTAGAAGTGGCCTAATTTGGGACTATTAATACAGGTGTGAACTTCACACAGACACACCATGGTCGAGCTGTCTGGCACGACTCTTACACTACATGTATTTTTAAGTGTCACAGTCATCTGATGTGAATTTCTAGTAAAAATGGAGCAGCTGCTAAATAGAGAAGGCATTGATCTGTTTTAGGTCCTTCAGAACATGGTGCATTGTGCCGACCTGAGCAACCCAACCAAGCCTCTGCAGCTATACCGCCAGTGGACGGACCGCATCATGGAGGAGTTCTTCCGCCAAGGGGACCGAGAGAGGGAGCGGGGCATGGAGATAAGCCCCATGTGTGACAAGCACAATGCCTCTGTGGAAAAATCACAGGTGATGCCTTAAGCACAAAGCTTTCAGAGAGAACACAACTACACGGAACGTTTGGTTACGCCGTATGCATGTCACACAGTATTTTATTGGGTTTTCTTAATTACTTTCTTTTGTCAAGCTCAATGTCCACCTTAGTGTTTGCAAGCCAAAAAATTCTTCGATTCTTAGAATTTATATTCATATAGTCATATATACGTTCATAGGACAGTATATTCATTCAGCGTGACTGTATGTATATAGTATATTCATATGTGTAGAATTATTTCAGCTATCTCAGTTCGTAAGTGAATAAAGTTATATGAATCCATATAGAgtacatggcattatttcagctCTGTGGATTTACCTACAAATGGGCTATTCTAAAATAAAGTCTCAGCCTCAAGCCAGGTCCTGCCATGTAAACAACTGGAGGTTTTTTTACATCACACACTCTTGGATTCAGAGTTCGAGAAGCTGGTTTTTACCAGCTAGTAATGACATTTTTTTATTGGTCTGCTACCTAAAATAATGACTGTTTTACCAAACTAAGGTTAGTAGTCTTCAGCTCAGTGTTATCCTTGCAGagcatattatattttatttatttttctgtaaattctatatatcatatgtaaaaatttaattcaacatatgaattagtTACATTTGAGGGGGCTTGTTAACCTTTTCCATTGTTTCTTAGTCCCAATcggctttgtgttttttttaatcaggtggGCTTCATAGACTACATTGTTCATCCTCTCTGGGAGACGTGGGCAGACCTGGTCCATCCTGACGCCCAGGACATTTTGGACACTTTGGAGGACAATCGTGAGTGGTACCAGAGCACGATTCCTCAGAGCCCCTCCCCGGCACCAGATGACCAGGAGGAGGGCCGGCAGGGTCAAACCGAGAAGTTCCAGTTTGAACTGACTTTAGAGGAGGACGGCGAGTCAGACACCGAAAAGGACAGTGGGAGTCAAGTGGAAGAAGACACTAGCTGCAGTGACTCCAAGACGCTCTGCACTCAAGACTCGGAGTCCACCGAAATCCCCCTGGACGAGCAGGCGGAAGAGGAAGCcgtgggagaggaggagagccAGCCCGAGGCCTGTGCCATCGGCGATCACTCGCCCGACACATAACAGGGCAGAGACTTCCATgccttttgtttgtgttttttgtttttttaagtagatACATTGTTTCCAAAGTGCAtgtcacatgccacaactacggtCACACCTCACTGTCATCTGCCAGGACGTTTGCGGAACAAAACTGACCTTGACGACTCAGTCTAGCGCTCAGGAATATTGTCACCAGTTTTTTCACCTCCATGTCATCAGAACGAGGGGGACATCTCCACGAACGGCAGTGTCCAAAGACTGCAGCTCGGTCGAGCTGAAGACGCAGAGAAAATCACCTCCAAAGTGTTTTCTAGGGAGTGTGGCTCATCAGGCAGCCCAAAAGTTGAGACGATTTGggggttcttttcctttttatttgtttgcaatATTTTCAGCAGAAAACAGGCATTACATGGACGGAGTGAAGCAACAGATGGGTCAGGAACAGGACACATTGTGAAGCTGTTACCAGGAAGAAGATGAGCCACAGAAATTGcataattttctaatttcaagTCTTCCTGATACCTGACTGAATAGTGTGGTTCAGTGAGCTGCACTGACCTCTACATTTTGTAtgatatgtaaaacagatttTTTGTAGAgcttacttttattattaaatgtattgaggtattatatttaaaaaactacATTCAGAACTTCATCTGCCactggttattttttttctaaggAGTAACTTGCAAGTTTTCAGTACAAATCTGTGCTACACTGGATAAACCTAATTTACAAATTTTACTTGCACCTTAGACTTCATAGCAATTAACTGATTTGTAGTGACCCATTGTTTTATATACCAATgacttccatattttaaaaacaaaaattgacttTATGTTGCAGGAAACCCTTTTTGTAGGTCTTCGTTTACTGGCTTTTCGTTTCACTCCTTTCAGACATGCAGAGTTGCTCCCCACTTACATTTCTCTTCACCGTGTGCAAAGTGAATACTCGTTCCATAATACTTTGATGTGCATCCTGTCTAATGTGTCTCAAGCCTCATGGACACTCAGTCATCAGTTGGTGTTGTCTGAAGCAAGTGAGAGATATATAAATACCCAGTAGCTAAAATGGTCAGtcttttttagatattttcctACTTAGCGTCTTCTGAGAACATTTTGCTGTGGCGATAGACCCTCATTTCACAAGTGCATGTCTTTGTAATAACCCACACATTTCatgttcctttttgttttcacaGTCATAGGAAGAACTTTTCCCCCTTGTGCTGCTTCATCATCAGTGTGTGTTTGAACCTCTGTCCACATTCACTGCGTGGGGTCTTATCAAATATATCACCACCATGCTGACTGATGCAAAGAACAGGTAGTCAAGTTAGAGTTAGCATTCTTTTCTGCCATGAGGTCATATATAATGACTAGCTTTTACTTTTGATTTACAAAGAAACGTTAACAGCTAGCTAGGtaattttttaacaatattagcAGAATATATTAATGAAGACCAGTACAATGAATGctcttttgtttctctgatttCACCATGGGATTAAGAACTGTATGAGGACTATTCCTGAGAAGTGATTTTAAGTGTAGCAATGACTCTTCCTTAAAGGACAGCCATGTAACATGTAGCACTTGATTTACCAGTTATCATTGATCCATAAGTATGTCTTGTGGAGAAGAACTTCTTTAAATACACTGACAGAAAGAAGTTGATGATGCCCCTGGCACCAGAGATTTGGCAATATAATGCCGTTTTAAAATACTGGGCTGGGTAAGAAGATTCTGCATAAGTCAAACATTAGAGATCGCTGTTGGCTAAATTTAGCATCAAGAAATGTATTACAATTTTAGAGATTGATTCCCAGTATTTATGTTCAGTTGGCATCTTGGGGCATTTATTTagtttggacttccttcccactTCAGCTCTTAATAAAGTGTTTACCATCTCTGTGAAGAGTTTGGAGCCCGAATAATCATTTTTTAGAGCGACATCCAAGAACCCAAGTAGAGGCTAAAGGAGTATCagaccaaatggaaaataaataaaacactaagTAAAATTGTAACCCTGAAAAACATTTATATTGGGGATGTCAAAAGAAGCCATCTGGGGACTAATCACTAAGTCAGCAGCCAGGGAAATGACCCAAGCTGAAGATACTAGTTTAATCCCCTGAGATCCACTGACGCTTAGAAATTTGGATAGAAAAATTATGTAGCTCTGATCTTTCACACAGAGCACAGGATAGGAATTGACCAATTAATTATCAGAGTTCCACCCTCCTTCCCCTGTAAAACCCAGACTTTCAAAGAAAGTCTTATGTTTGGCAAGTGGTTTCACAAGAATATTTGGAAtcttgtttccattttaattttatttgtcccTGATGGAGGTTtagaggaaaaggcaaagaatCTAGTGTTTATTCCTTTCTCCAAAATATTctcattccctcccctccctaaTGCTTGGTATTTCCCCCACAGAGTGCCTAGAatcttaataatgaaaaaaaaaaattaaaacagcaatatGTCACAAACAAATCCAGACCTGAAAAGATTTATAACTGCACTAAAAaagagaggcttttttttttcaatttgttgggTTTTAATGGTCACATGTTGTAAAGATATCCACTGATGGACAATCAAATTGTAGAAGAGACATAATATCCAAAAGATAGGGACTAGTGCACTATACAATAtacttctcctctcccttccctttcgCCAAAGTGTGCTTCAGAATTATACACCGCTTTAAAAAGAATATCCTTTTACAAGTGACTTTACGTTTCCTAAAATGCCATAAGAAAATGCAATATCTGGGTACTGTACGGGGGAGAAAATGTCCAAGTTTGCATAAAACCAGTACATTTCAGCTTGCAAGTTACTAAACACAATAatgctgttttaattttcttttacgtCACTTAAAATTCACAAGAAAATAATGTAGATAGAACAAATtgcagacaaggaaaaaaaaacttgaatgaaGTGGATTTTACAGAAAGCTTTATGATACTCTTTgaatgcattatttattttttgtgccaTGCATTTTTTTCTCACCAAATGACCTTACCGGTAATACAGTCTTGTTTGTCTGTTTACAACCATGTATTTATTGTAATGTACATACTGTAATGTTAATTGTAAATTATCAGTTCTTATTAAAACATCATCCCGCAATGGGATGGTGTTGATATATTTGGAAACTCTTGGTGAGAGAATGAATGGTGTGTATACATACTCcttgtacattttcttttcttctataaaatagtCTTGTCACCTTAGAGCTTGTTTATGGAAGAttcaagaaaactataaaatacataaaggtatataaaattaagaaaacatagcTGCAGGTCTTTGGTCCCAGGGCTGTGCCTTAACTTTaatcaatattttcttctgttttgctgCATTTGAAAGTTAGGTAGTGGTGGGGCTAGGGCTGGGCATTTCACATCTGACCTTTGATCTGTTGGATTTCTGGCAACAGCTGGATTTTACAGAAACACAGACAACCTCTGGAGCATTCTGAGACCCTTTTGAGAGACAAGCCCTTAGGTACTTTTTGCCATGAAGCAGCATGGCATATACGATGGTGATTTTTCCCTATCAGATACTAACTGAGCTACGTTAGTTAGTtacatttgattttttattttcaaacactACTGGGAAGATATATTCTTGTCCAGTGATTATAAAAAGTCTTTTTTGGCTTCTAGAGCACATGGGCAAACGAATTTGATTTGAAGTTAGAGCCGTAGGTCACGTGTGTTAGTAATTTATTCCTTGGCTTCCTGTCATGTTAAGGAAATATATCATATGAAAAAGGTCATGTTTTTAACCCTTCAAGTAAGATGAGCCAAATTTCCTTACATATGTAAATCCATGTA
This window harbors:
- the PDE4D gene encoding cAMP-specific 3',5'-cyclic phosphodiesterase 4D isoform X7; this translates as MASNKFKRMLNRELTHLSEMSRSGNQVSEYISNTFLDKQHEVEIPSPTQKEKEKKKRPMSQISGVKKLMHSSSLTNSSIPRFGVKTEQEDILAKELEDVNKWGLHVFRIAELSGNRPLTVIMHTIFQERDLLKTFKIPVDTLITYLMTLEDHYHADVAYHNNIHAADVVQSTHVLLSTPALEAVFTDLEILAAIFASAIHDVDHPGVSNQFLINTNSELALMYNDSSVLENHHLAVGFKLLQEENCDIFQNLTKKQRQSLRKMVIDIVLATDMSKHMNLLADLKTMVETKKVTSSGVLLLDNYSDRIQVLQNMVHCADLSNPTKPLQLYRQWTDRIMEEFFRQGDRERERGMEISPMCDKHNASVEKSQVGFIDYIVHPLWETWADLVHPDAQDILDTLEDNREWYQSTIPQSPSPAPDDQEEGRQGQTEKFQFELTLEEDGESDTEKDSGSQVEEDTSCSDSKTLCTQDSESTEIPLDEQAEEEAVGEEESQPEACAIGDHSPDT
- the PDE4D gene encoding cAMP-specific 3',5'-cyclic phosphodiesterase 4D isoform X6; this encodes MPEANYLRSVSWGYIKFKRMLNRELTHLSEMSRSGNQVSEYISNTFLDKQHEVEIPSPTQKEKEKKKRPMSQISGVKKLMHSSSLTNSSIPRFGVKTEQEDILAKELEDVNKWGLHVFRIAELSGNRPLTVIMHTIFQERDLLKTFKIPVDTLITYLMTLEDHYHADVAYHNNIHAADVVQSTHVLLSTPALEAVFTDLEILAAIFASAIHDVDHPGVSNQFLINTNSELALMYNDSSVLENHHLAVGFKLLQEENCDIFQNLTKKQRQSLRKMVIDIVLATDMSKHMNLLADLKTMVETKKVTSSGVLLLDNYSDRIQVLQNMVHCADLSNPTKPLQLYRQWTDRIMEEFFRQGDRERERGMEISPMCDKHNASVEKSQVGFIDYIVHPLWETWADLVHPDAQDILDTLEDNREWYQSTIPQSPSPAPDDQEEGRQGQTEKFQFELTLEEDGESDTEKDSGSQVEEDTSCSDSKTLCTQDSESTEIPLDEQAEEEAVGEEESQPEACAIGDHSPDT